The Rhipicephalus sanguineus isolate Rsan-2018 chromosome 4, BIME_Rsan_1.4, whole genome shotgun sequence DNA window TTACCCTCATCCCTTACTTACACTCTTACTGCCGCCTTTGAAATGAGTGTGCCGGGACTGAAGACATATGCTCGTAGTTTCCGGTCGGCCATCCACATACCACCGTCACTCTTTAGCTTACGGGCGAAAGCGGGTACGCGGTGGCGCCGCCGAAAGCGAGCACCATGGTGACGTCACGCGTGCCGTGACATCACCGTGCCGGGCAATTGGTGGTGCCATAAGTATGCAGTGCACCACATGTGGCGCGCCTCGCATGCTTGCTTCTGCGTCGTGCTTGAGCGTCGCTTCACATGCCTATACTTTCCACTTTGCATTTCCCATACACTCCAatcctcgttcttttttttttcttttttttttcagcgctaaGATAATAGCAAGGGCACACAAAGGGGACCACACGACACGAGGGACGCGTCGTGGGGCCACTCGCGGTTAGTCAACATTAAGAGTTCCTGTATATATGGCTCCCTCAGGGGCCATATGCAAAGAAGCCATACATAGTAATTCTAGTCAACATTGCACGGCTTTTCCAAATGTCGGCgtagagagaaagaacgagagagatgGAAAGCAGAAAGGTTAACGTGGTCCTattaaccggtttgctaccctgcactaaagtccctagatttttccctgttaaaggaaaaatctagggactttaccctgcacaggggtggggaaataagAGTCAGAAAgtggacagacagagagacagataaaataaaaaggaaaaaaaaaaacgcgaacacaGGAGGGGCGTTCCAGTCACAGTCGTTCAGATAGGCCGGTCGAACCCAGAACTGTTCGCATATATATGTCTGGCCATGCAAAATCTATAGGCAGCCCCCCAAACTACCGCCAAGTAGctagtgtaataataataataataatatctggggtttaacgtcccaaaaccaccatatgattatgagagacgccgtagtggagggctccggaaatttcgaccacctggtagcTAGTGTAAGTAGAAGAAGCAAAACGACTGCGGCTATCGACAACAACATCTGCTGATCGTCGGCATCGTAGCGGTAAACGCTAacgtgttcttttcttcttttccaaTGCAGACAACGTTAGTGCATGACAAGATAGGCCAAGTAGGgctcgggggggagggggggggtgctgttCTCAGGTCAGGGAGTAAATAccacatatgaaaaaaaaaacattgtgtttGGATCGAGATGTATACTTCCAGACGTTGGAGATGCAGACATGCACCTCCCTTTCCCCAATTAGGCCTTAGTTCCGTCCGTCCAATAATGCTGttaacgccctctctctctctctttacctcgctttttttcctctctctccctctttctaacTACTTCATAAGCTGCACTGTGCTCTACCGATACAGACAGTGTAAATGGCGTCTATTGTATCGCAGGCACGCGATACAGAGAAAGATAAGCAATCAAGGAAAGAGTGCGCAGGGCAAACCGCCCCTCGATTGTTTACGGGCCTGCCAGAACGGCTGAAGCCGAACACTCGGGGTTATTGCTCAGGTCTGCCAAACACGATGGGAATCCAACAGCTGCCAGAGTCTCGGTCAAAAATTTTCCAAGCCCCTGAGAGCCCCAAATGGGCCTGTCTGTCTTCGTGAGGCGAGCCTACACTGGGGGTCCCCTTCTCAagattttttcttgtttgtttgtttgcttgcttggaAGCCTCAGAAGTTGAGTGAAACGGGGATCCTCAAAAACTCGAGCTTCGAATCGCCGGGCCTTGCAAACCTGGCAGAAAAATCTCGCCAACGCACGCGCAAGGGCTTCAGAAACCCTTATGACGAAAAACTATACACGAAACGGCGCTCTCGGGATCGGTCGGTATATGGCAAAAGCTGTCGCCGAGTGAGCTTGCGAAGATAAAACATCGAAGTAGACAAAATCGAAGAAGAATGAGGAGGAGACTACAtttggcgctgagccgtgctggCGCGAGGGCTGCAGAAAATAGCGTCAGTTTGCTCTGTTTACCAAGAACCACCTCGGGAGACTATACAACATGAGCGTCATATGCGATAACATGCCATATTCTGCAAGTTTCCTTCACACATGCATCACTTTCGACCCACACAAGATGGCGGATATCGGATGTAAAGACTGCAGGCGCACTTCAGCTGGGGCAGATACAGGAGTTCACGCAGAATTTCGatttgggggggaggggagggggtggattTGTGTGGAAtaatttttggggggagggggaggaggtgccaggtgggggtggggagggggggggcgttggaGAGCTGTGTATAAATGGGCAGATATATCCTAGCTAAAGCTCTCGTCATTTGTAGACTTGCCCTCGCCTCAATCGTCTGAACGTTAACTCAAGAGAGTGACAatacaacttttcttggcaatgaagggaaggctagagagccgaactaggtgtgtgctaccgctgaagattacaGTCCCACAATTGTGTCTGTGTTTTTGCGTGAGCATAAAAAATACatcactttattttctacggggcgctgtttgaaaagagggtcagaacggaccaaggagatatttatacagtaaaacctcggtgatacgaatctcgcggggtcaccaaaaatattcgtatcatccgaaattcgtatcaccagaaaacatggaaaattaatatgcgacaaaagaaaggtggcggcatgttttcatttattgtttctcaggggcACAGCAACGTCATGAACATGCAGTTGAGAATGACTGCCAGTAGTGttttagatgtcaacgatcataATTGTAGTCGTTAATACgtggcgcgtgcgcgcgtgtgtaattaattaaCCAGGTGTGCTGTGACCCGGGACAGTTAGTAGCCActtccaaatcttagtacgctttttttCGCATGACATCAGAGAGCTGCGGCGAAAATGACTTATTAAGCGCTCTGCACGCGATTGAACGCCAGAAAATACCAggaccgctgtcctttgttgttattacttccttatcgcggtggtgttttggatgtttttcgggagatttaggGCCGTGCCCGCACCATCGGGAGGTTTGCTCGAAATTTGCGAATCTCCTGTGGAAATCGGAGAGctggcaggtgtgcgcgtccccgacagtcgtgcatgttgacgttgctaGGCCTAGCTCCTTGAAGACATGGCTCGGAtctacgtggcaggcacgtgtaaacctcgagcacagcagcacgtgTCGACTTGTTAAAaactatagagagagagagagagagagagagagagagagcgctacGTTAGCGTCATTTGTAAGTCTAAACGCGAAGGTACATGAAGGcgcattagggcctccaagattcgcacgCAGTCTCGGATGTCTCGGAGGTTACGACGCGCCGTTGATGGCCTGTTCTGACAAACtccatggcggcgcggcgcgcatgacCGCGCGTGATGGCCTTGTCTTCCACCACagcacgggcagcacctgttcgtatccgtggtagcgtacgttcgtatcaaacgtcaccgggtgaaaataggttcgtaacaaccgtactccattacattgcaggctaatgggcattggccgggaccactgaaaaattcgtatcaccccgaaattcgtacgagccatgttcgtatcaccgaggtacttatatatatttttttgctttatgcggtgtcatttcgcgttttttcatgtgtgaaaacgtcgcaccttttacgtgcacctcacagtgaaaatggcgtcttcgtcttcaggtgaacGCTCGTCAcactccagcttttccgacgacacgccgagggagcttgtgacgaatttcactaacaaatggctgtgtaagcctgtgacggccgctcgaataatcaaatggctgtcgcaggaggtacggaaggttcacaaaccaaaactaaattctaaacgcgcgccgaaccgcactacttcgcggagcagtacgtgtgcagtagctccgcccccgtagccttcccttcactgccaagaaaaggTGTTTGCGAGTACACACGCTGAATTTCGCGTATCCGTTATCCGGCTACACCAGGCTTTCTACTGTTTATCGTTTTACAGTCATTTCTGTTGCGTTCGTCATTGACATCAAGAAACGCGAAGGTGAGTCACGGCCGCATACTGACGCGCGGCTGTCGCTGTCAACTGAACTCGTGCAACGCCTGTGCGTATATCCTCAGCGTACGTCTCATAGTTTCTAAATCCCGACTTTCGTaatatccctactgaaacgttccgcacGTTATCCCGTATATTTATCATTCTTACGGAAAATATATGAATTCCATTTATAATTCAATATAATTTTCCGTTTGAATCATTCGGAAACTATATGGAAATAATGTAATGCATATGGAAAGTTACGGTATAATATAGCAAGTTATGGCTTTTTTCCACCCGATACTTTCTACATATTAGATTAGTTATCGCTAATCAGTAATGGAATAGCGTAAGCGCCCAGCAAATGCGACACATTCTGCCGTGCAGGTCATGGTCAGTAGTCAAACGAATTAAAAGTACAATGCGGGCAGACGTTTTATTATTATTCATATTATACGAGGCACAAAGCAAAGCCTGTTTCAGCCGGAAAAACATCCCGTGGCCTTCAAAaagagccctccccccccccccccccccccatccccgctTGATGCTTACACTTTCAAATTTATTTGCCCGGACGCTATACAGTTAGACTTTGAAGGATTCGATTTTCCGCTCAATTTGGCCACGCGCTGAAGTTTCGGTCGATGTCATTAATGTTCCACAGGGCCAACACGCTTCATGCAGTTCGATCGCGTCACATTAACGGAAATATATTGTCTAACTAAAGCTTGATGAGCTGCAAACGTGCGCTTGCAGGAAGGAAATCTTAATCAGGTCAGCAAATAACGCTCCGATTTCATAACACGAAATTTCTTTACGCGTCAAACTCGCATGTGAGCGCATAATCGGTGAGTTGGTTCATTGCGCTTTTATACAAGCATGGCCAGACACCATTTGTACCCCAAACAAATGGGCGCGCGCACGAACCGTACAGTCATGGAGAATTGAAATAAGGACCAGTTATGGTTAGCTAAAACGCGTTCTTTCGTTCTTGTTTTGCGTCATGCACTGTGCGTAATGTGAGCACGATTTCGGCTTATGCTCAACTGGAGGCCTGACTACCTTTGGTAACCGCACAGTTTGCGGTCCGAAATAGTGCTctcgagcataggcgtgcgcacaaggggggggggggggggggggagggtgcaaaatctgccgcgtaccttgacccttctagtcacctaggagggggagaggggggcgcaaaatctgccccatacattgacttagtagggtgggagggcgctgcgatgaacctttgcccccccccgtatgggcaaccctgcgcacgcctatgctctcgAGTTGCTATTCGCGAAACCTATTCGACTtcgtcatttcttgtcctcgtttcatATGCCCAAGAGTGTACACGTTATTGTCTCCATGCACGGAAATTATAAGGTATACATatgtagtcggttacaacctaacaaCAAATGTAAGCTCTGCCCACAACACCGCGACGAGCCTGCCCTTCACCCACGAAAGAGAGTCATGCTAACAGCTTTCCGCCCAGCCGCAAGCAGTCTTTCCCGGCTAATGGTACGCACATTAACAGTTAAAGGTTCGCCGGTACTAAAAACATTATGTTTGACTGAGCAATGATGTCAGAATCCTTGACAagtttaccaggacgttcaagttttccGACGTATAACTAGCGACACAATCGTGTGTCTGTATCGTAAAGTCAACTATCTACTATCTGTAACACTGGAGAAATGCTTGATGTCACGAATGTGAATTGGCGCTGAATAGGGCACGTATGCAAGTTCTATGTGGTTGTAACCGAATATAGAGCACAAATTTCTTGCAGTCAATACCATAAGCAAGGCGCCGCATCCAGCCATCACTTACACCTGACGTGTATACATTAGTCGGAAAATAAATGTTTTAGTCAGCAAAACTGCTAAAAATTTACGCGCTATGCAATAAGCTTAACATCACTAGAAATCATGAAAACCTTCATgtgttcctttttcttccttttcttttcatgCCTAAATGCAGACATTGCTTTTACACGTTTGCATGGCTTGTAACCGAACATGTCACGGCTTGGTGAGCAGAGTTTTGCACCAGTTTTTGTACGAATGCACCAAAATCAAGATTCCGCGTACGTCAAAGGCAGACACCTCATGGCAATAGACCTTGTTACTTTTTCGTCGAGGCCTCCGTGGTCCAGGCATTTACAAGAATcatgaatttttttgttttttttttctcctaaagAAGTGCTGGCAAGTGCGTTCTGAACCGAGCAGTGATcacattattttattattttttagacGCGCGCTGAAGAACTAGTATTATTAATTTTGAACAGTTTACAATACGAAACTTATTTATGAACTCGGCTATCACAGGGAAATGGTAGCTTTGAACACTTAAAGAAAAGCTCAGAGGTTCACTTGCGCTAATAAATACAGCTCAGTAATACCGATAGTGAATCTGTTTACCCCGATCGTAAAACATGACGGCCACGACGTGTTACCACCGGCTCCGCAATCAATTCCGGCGCATTCATCCTGTAAAAGCATATCCTCCGGGATTAGTTTCAGTTTTGAGATAAACCGTCGCTGAAGAGCTTGCATTTGAACCCCCTGCAACACAGCTGCACGAAGGCCACAGGACTGGTGCCATAGAATGTTTATCACACTCCCGGAAATAAGTTATCATTCCTTGAGACTGTAATAGTACCTGGAAGTCAACACATCTACAGCCAGGTCTGTTCATGCATTAGTCCGCGTTTTCGTGTGGATGCGCTTGGCGACAGAAAGGAAGCAGAAAATAAAATGAACCTGTACTTCCTGAACCAGCAAATTAAGGGCACACGGGAATTACCCGCgcattcatcatcatcactgaATCGTGCAAGGTATTATGCAGCGCTTATCATAACAGCTCTTTCTAGAGTTGCAATGGCTTAGCTACTACGTAACGAGATTATCCGGACAATGTCAAGTCAAAATACGTGTCGACCTCAATAGCAACTTTCAAGTTGTCAGAAAAAcgagccagtttttttttttttttttttgttcaacatgTGGAAGTCTTTCACCTCTGTAGATGTAAGCAACATTCATCTCATTTTAAAGCCACAATTCACAGTAATGCTACTACATATGCAAACTATGCGCACAGACAGAAAAGACGTGAATTATTTATGATCGGCGTAATTTGCATACGGCTGGATAGCACGGCATGATTCACGTACACACAGTTCATTTAGTACAACGTAAAGTGACACATCGTCTAAAAGAAGCGTGATCCGCAATTGGAATGTGTATATTTGTTTTGACCGATGCGCAGGGTTTAGCCCCGTTTGACGTCACAGAGGCAACACTTGGGCTGTTGACGCATAAGTGGAGGTCTCCGTATAAAACTGGGTCACCAGAATTGCTAAACGCGCACCACAATCTATCAAAATGTCCGGCAGCTGGCAATAAAACCCGCGACATCGCActcatgcaaaaaagaaagaaaagaagttatTTGTTTGGTTCCATTAAAATGAACAGCAACACAACATAAACACGCGGCGAAAGTTGCGGGCATCCGTAAGGTCAGTTGGGTTCCTTTCGATGTGCACCAGCTGTTCTGTGAAGAACGACACCAAACAGCTGGTTGGTTATGCTCGTAGCAGCAGTACATCAGTTTGACACCAACAGCACGATTTCCACAACTTAATAGCGAACCTACTTACACCGACGTGTGCATCTCTACAGCACCCGGATGCATCCAAATAGGCAAGTACTACACGCCTACCTCTACGCATTTTGTCTACACGGGCATCGGCGAACCTAGGAATCGTTTTAACAGAGACGTTTTACTTTACTCGACCTATAATGGGGGCTTCCGTTTTAAGATTGCATCTGATGCACGCTACATTCGTACTCAGACGAAACGTAGCCCAACGAATAGCACAATTCgcgttcgttttatttattttagctTTTTAAGTATCTCAACGATCGTAACGAAACGGGTTAACATAACCGGCTTTCTATTATCAAAGCTGCCGACGCGCAAACGAGGGCGCGAGCTCTCGCGACAAGCACGCTGCGTAAACAAACATGCATCCTGCCAACATGAACTCCATATGGGCAAGTGCTACGCGATGAACTACAAGGTAAAAACCCTATGATCACTTGCATTACTCCTTATCAATTTCTTAACTGCGGCGTTGCTCTGCACGAATTGCCTATTATCGAATTAACACGTATGCAATCAACCAACGATTGTTTACAATCAACAAGCAACGGCGCTTGAGGTCTTAGCACACCAATGGTGACAGTTCACAATGTACTAACAAAACCACGTTGCCCCCTCGCAACAATCTTGCCGCGAGTCCAAAATTGGCGACGGCTTGCCTACTATGTAGTTTCAGGAGCGCGCGAAGCGTGCACGAAGGTAACAAAGCAGCCGCCGTGCTACTAAACAGGTGGTGCTGAAGAGCAACAGCAAGGTACACTGGTAACAACAGCTCTCTTTCGACAGGACATTCTTCAAAACGACACGGTAATAAATTTCGACATAATTCGGAGCAACCTTGAAGCGGGGTAGAATAACAAAACTGGTGCGGCGGCACGGAGAGCCAAGCGAAGGGTGCCTGCAACAGCTGCGTCGGCAAGGCCGACAGCAATCGACTGCAGTGAGGAATTTATACTCACACTTAGGGCATGCCGTGCGTCACATGTTCACTTATCTAGTCCACAACAGCACAAACGCGTCACAAAACAACGCGCACGACCGCACGACCATCGCGAGAAAAGGGCAATGAAGTTTTGAGCTTGCCAGGGTTTTCGCGCGTCCCGCCATCTGTTAGCAAATGCGCGTACTAAGCGCGCGCCTCCTTTGTTTAAGCCTATCGCTTCCGTTCCTTTCGCAACAGTAAAAGCAGCAGCGTTGAACAGAGACACCTAAATTAGTTTCTGGAGCCGTAAGGATTGTTTAAAATGAGAAAATTGAAGCGTACGAACCAAAAACTTAGTAGCAAGGCTTATATAGAGTAAGTTTGACGAACCTGCTCGTCTTCCGatgtggtctagtggctaggatacctggctttcacccaggaggctcgggttcgattcccggcatcGGAGTGGTTGGTCCCATGGTGTAATggttagcactctggactctgaatccagcgatccgagttcaaatctcggtgggacctgaattttttttttctttttatgaaacTTGCGAAAATTTCAAGCTTTTCAGTTGACGTGCGATTGCCCTATTTCGCCAACATCTGGACTAATTTGGCTAAGACGCGTTGTGTACATTCTGTAGCTGCCCCACTTCACGTTATATATTTCTAGTCGCAGTATAACTGCGAAGAAATTGTCATTTGCAACATGCAAACCACATGCAAACTTATTTGAACCATATGTAGAAGTGAATGAAACTTATACCAGTGTACCACATGGTTCACTGCTGATCGCGATAAGCGATCGGTCGCGCAGCTTATCGCGACGTGCTCAAGCGTATCAATGTCCTGtgtactgaaaaaccaaaaagacgcgtaccatcaagggaaaaagtaaggacaggacagaaagggcgtccttacttttttccttgatggcacgcgtctttttggtttttcagtaagcatgtaccaactagcccaacaaaaagttctattgtcctgtgtttcgcgctgtttctcgtttcgttgaacatgtaccaaccggcccaaataagcactctagttCTCAACAGTGAATCTGCGGTTTGCGTAAAGAAGCCAATCACGATGAAGTAATTCGATCCGGATTAGGCCCGATCGCGATTAGATGTGACCGTGTGGCACCGGTGTAAGACGCCGGAGTTTTGCTGTTTATTTAGTAATGATTATTATCGTCAATATTTTCATGGAAGGAACATTGTTTCTCCTTCGCGCTATTGTCGAACGAACAGGTCGGTATAATCACTGACATCGTGGGTGTAACGCAAGGAGCTTATGATAAAGCTTTATTAACTTTATAAAAGTTTTATTATAATTCCCTTGGTATAACGGCTTGAGGTTGGCAGAGATACATTCTTGGACAGGAGAGGAAATTCGATTCTCTAGACTTGTTTATAATTATTCACAATGATATGGTGGGAAAGAATTCGCGTTTTGCAAGTGACAGCTCTTCTTGAGATGTACACATAACTGGTAAAAGCAAGGAAAGGAAACGTAGTAAAATTTGACGGAAAAGTCGGGTGTCCACGCGGACACGGGAAAATATTCCGAGCTTTGCGCTCCTAACGCCTGCGAACGAAAACGTTCCTACCTAATAATGAAACCGAAACTAGTAACTCGTCTCACTTTCACCACTATTGTAAGCTACACTGTATGTGCGCTTACACATTCAAGCGTAAAGTGCGCTTTAATGTGCATTTTTAGCATGGTTTGGAATATCGGTAACAGCGGTGGCTGAAATTTCTCACGAAATGTCACTATGTCATGGCGCTAAAGCTGACTGAATCTGTCAACAATCACTATGGCGGCGCCCATAGCGTTGTTTTGTCCGTTTGCAGCGTTGGTAAACACGCACGTTTTCCTGTATCGAGGAACGTGAATTGTTGCTTGGCATTGCGTTGCATAGTCGTCGATCGTTTGCCCGAACTCTCTTGTAGGTTTATTTGACGTCACTGATGCACAGAAGAAAGCGGCTACCCGTTCAGGTACTTTGATACAAAATTACGTGTTTTGATATAACTATACGCTCAACGTTTACCTTGGTTTCCAGCAGAAGCTGCCAGTACCACAAGCTTCTACTTCACTGAGCTCCGAAGATCACTCTAATGATGAGGTCCGTtcataaagcgttttttttttgaaaaccgtaTCGAACTGAACGCCTTCTTTTTACCGCAGGACGCCAACGAAAAGTTCGAACGAGAACTAAAGTGGTGCATTGAGCAACTCAATATTTCACTCTCCCATACCGACGCAAAGAAGAAAAACTGTAAGATGCGACACTTGCCGATATTTGAAACAAGGTTGACGCaagttttttctttccttgttctTTCCATCAGACAATGAAGAACTGCGGGCTCTTCAAACGCTCCAAAGCGTCAAAGCGCCCGTCGCGAAAAAAAGGCAGGTGATGAGCGTTACACTTGGGAACTACAGGGCGAAGATGGAACAAGAGAAGGCGAAGTTCATCACTGGTACGTGCGTGTGTCGTAACTCATCTGCATGAACTGCATTTATAGCCCACCGCAAGCGGGCCGTATTCCCGTTCATTCTAAGCTAAACAAATCAAATAGCCCGAGAAAACTGATATTGGATTTCTGCACCAGAGCTGCTATGTGTCTAGCTGCACCTATGTAGCTAAAAAAAAACCCGTATCTGCGTGGACCACGCCTCAAGACGCAAGGCACGTGGAAGTGACACATTCCCAGTCAAGCAGGCCTGTACTTCATAAATAAATATATGTATATTGCTGGAGACTTACTACACTCCGCCTTATTAATCGCTCGCTTGTAATCAGGAATTGAGCAGCAGATTCAAGCAGCGCTGTTGCCCGCAGTTACAATTTCACTACCCTGTCAATCCCGACACTCGTTATCAACAGTTGCCGTTGACAAGGATGACGAATCAACTGGGTTGgagcctttaaaaactaaccggttcttggccaatcccccagtgtgggtatgagccacagcttccagggtcTACTACTACTTTGCGCAGGGACAacgggtctactctactctactctacaatGCACTGGAAATGAAAACACATATATGTTGCACTCGTCACCGTATGCGTTTACGTCTTCACTTACCAAGCGCCACTGTCACGGTGAAATTAACTGGTACAGTCTGCATATTTTCATTGTAAGCAAGCATACAGGCGTGTCAGCTGATTCTGTTGGTGCTCTAAAACTGCAAAGCTACCAGGTACTCCTCACTGATGTCTGTTGCAAAATGATACAACACAATTAAAGCA harbors:
- the LOC119389728 gene encoding UPF0488 protein C8orf33 homolog isoform X2, yielding MHRRKRLPVQKLPVPQASTSLSSEDHSNDEDANEKFERELKWCIEQLNISLSHTDAKKKNYNEELRALQTLQSVKAPVAKKRQVMSVTLGNYRAKMEQEKAKFITDSTRKTRLQPQPSAETKSVFLRKVTTADKDSQPGAPQTANEFKFNFVIDNEDT
- the LOC119389728 gene encoding UPF0488 protein CG14286 isoform X1, which codes for MHRRKRLPVQQKLPVPQASTSLSSEDHSNDEDANEKFERELKWCIEQLNISLSHTDAKKKNYNEELRALQTLQSVKAPVAKKRQVMSVTLGNYRAKMEQEKAKFITDSTRKTRLQPQPSAETKSVFLRKVTTADKDSQPGAPQTANEFKFNFVIDNEDT